From Cygnus atratus isolate AKBS03 ecotype Queensland, Australia chromosome 1, CAtr_DNAZoo_HiC_assembly, whole genome shotgun sequence, the proteins below share one genomic window:
- the LOC118254238 gene encoding secreted frizzled-related protein 2-like, giving the protein MLLMAKILIFALSGFLRVAMGFDIGLSTKCVEIPEELDMCHEIGYSEMRLPNLMGHTSMAEVILKSTTWQHLVHTDCHPHVRTFLCSLFAPICLDTFIHPCRSMCVGVRDSCAPVLACHGHSWPDSLDCDRFPADEDMCLASLTKEYKYLHKVLPKPACQTCPAVEEFFTHKRVLEVFCDNNFAVKVKLSKKRTLLGDQEYNIECQVEFITQGSLLPYETQNMIQQWLLINENCTQKMTQTHRPMVYLLVGKVEEGIILVNQVYRWQRRDSQLTLATQKWRYHKCL; this is encoded by the exons ATGTTATTGATGgcaaaaatacttattttcgCTCTGAGTGGTTTCCTCAGAGTGGCAATGGGCTTCGACATTGGATTATCCACCAAATGTGTAGAGATACCCGAGGAGCTGGACATGTGCCACGAGATTGGGTACTCCGAAATGAGGCTTCCCAACCTGATGGGACACACAAGCATGGCAGAGGTTATCCTAAAATCCACCACCTGGCAGCACCTGGTGCACACAGACTGTCACCCTCACGTGAGGACATTCCTCTGCTCTCTGTTTGCACCCATCTGCTTAGATAC ATTCATCCATCCTTGTAGGAGTATGTGTGTTGGTGTCCGGGACAGCTGTGCACCCGTGCTTGCCTGCCATGGACACTCCTGGCCAGACAGCCTGGACTGCGACCGATTCCCTGCGGACGAGGACATGTGTCTGGCATCGCTTACAAAGGAATATAAATACTTGCACAAAG TCCTACCAAAGCCTGCATGCCAGACCTGCCCAGCAGTGGAGGAATTCTTTACACACAAAAGAGTTCTTGAAGTTTTCTGTGACAATAACTTCG cAGTGAAAGTAAAGCTATccaaaaaaagaacattacTTGGTGACCAAGAGTACAACATTGAATGCCAAGTGGAATTTATTACCCAGGGCTCACTCTTGCCTTACGAAACTCAGAACATGATACAACAGTGGCTGCTTATCAATGAAAACTGTACACAGAAGATGACTCAAACGCATCGTCCTATGGTATATCTCCTTGTGGGGAAGGTTGAAGAGGGTATCATTTTAGTGAATCAGGTTTATCGCTGGCAGAGGAGGGACTCCCAGCTGACTTTGGCTACTCAGAAGTGGAGATACCATAAGtgcttgtaa